Below is a window of Flavobacterium sp. N2820 DNA.
GATACGGTAATGAAGATTGGTTATTTATTCCTATAGATTTAGTAGCAGGAACTAGCTACAGAGTCTCTCTTTATGCTCGTCAAGATGGTGCAACAGCAGCAAATTCAAATATGGCAATTAGTTATGGTGTTGCAAACAATGCAGCTGCTATGACTAATTCAATTGTTGCTGCTACAGGAATAATTAATGGTAATTATCAAGAAATTGTTGGAGATTTTATTCCAGCTACTTCAGGTACTTATTATGTGGGGATTAAAGGATTTATGAATGGTACTCCTTGGTATATTTCTCTAGATGATATTTCTATTGCTTTATCACCTACTTGTTTAAACCCAACAACATTAGCGGCGTCGAATATTACTTCTTCTTCTGTTAATTTGTCTTGGGTTGATATTACAGGATCTCAAACAAATTTCGAATATGTAATTCAAGCTCCAGGTACAGGTATTCCTACAGGAGCAGGTACAGCTGTAACGGGTACTTCGGTTACTGGTGCAACTTTAGATATTAATGCTGCTCCTCTTGCTGCAAACACAACTTATGAGGTTTATGTGAGAGCTGATTGCGGAGGTGGAGATTTTAGTACTTGGTCTGGACCAATTACTTTTAAAACATTATGTAATGCAGTTGTAGCTCCTTGGACTTATGATGTAGAATCTGCTGCAGCAACAACGAATTCTTCTATTTCTGATTGTTGGTCATCAATTCCTACTGCTAATAATGGTGCATTTAGATGGGATGTAGATGCTGCAGGTGGAACACCTTCAAATTTTTCTACAGGACCAGCTGGTGCTTACTCAGGTGTGAAATATTTTTACACAGAAGCTTCAAGTGGAGCAACAGGAGCTGTTGCAGAATTATATACTCCTTTAGTAAATATTAGTGCTTTAACAGAGCCTACATTACAATTTTACTACCATATGCGTGGTATAAATATGGGTGAGCTTCACGTTGATGTTTACAATGGTACTGCATGGGTTAATGATGTTGATGTGATTATTGGTCAACAACAGGCTGCTGCTACTGATCCATGGTTACAAAAAGTGGTTGATTTATCTGCTTACACTGGAACAATTCAAGTTCGTTTCAGAGGAATTAGAGGCGCTGGTTTCGAGAGTGATATGTCAATTGATGATATTACTTTTGATGAAGCTCCTGCTTGTTTACCAGTTAATAATTTGACACTTTCTAACATTACTTCTGGTTCAGTTCAAGTTGACTGGTCGGATATGTCAGCTGTAGGTCAGTTTGATTTTGAATATGCTATCCAAGTTCAAGGAACAGGAACTCCAACTGGAGCAGGTGTTGCTGTTGCAGATATTACTGTGGTTGATACTAATGATATTACTGCTACTCCATTAGCACCAAATTCTCCTTACGAAGTTTATGTAAGAGCAGATTGTGGTGGTGGTTTATATAGTGATTGGGTTGGTCCAGTTAACTTTACAACTGAATGTGCAACATATGCAGCACCATATTTAGAATTGTTTAATACATTTTTACCAGCTTGTTGGCAAGCAGCAGATAACGGTAATTTAGTTGCTGGTCCTGCTACATTTGGAGCATCTGGTTGGTTTGCTGATGGTTTTGGAAATGTTGGATTTACAGGTGCTATTAACTATAATATTTGGTTAGCACAAGCTAATGATTGGGTTATTTCACCTACTATTAATATACCAGCTTCAGGTTATGAATTAAAATTTGATGCAGCTGCTACACAATATGGTGGAACTAACGCTCCAACTACTGCGTGGGAGGCTGATGATTTTGTTGAAGTATTAGTATCTACAGCTGGTTATACAAACTGGACTGTTTTATATACATATAATAATACAAATGTACCAGCTCCAACAGGAACAACTAACATTATTGACTTAGATGCTTTTGCTGGTCAGGATGTTCGTTTTGCTTATAGAGCTGTTGAAGGTGCTACTGATGGTGGTGCTGACTTACAGTTTTTTGTTGATAATTTTGAAGTAAGATTAACACCTTCTTTACCTCCTTCATGTGCATCTAACGTAGTCGCTACTCCTGATGCTGCTTGTGGGAATTTTGCAAACTCAATTACTTGGGACGCTACAGTTGGTGCTGATGGATATTATTTAACAATAGGTACATCAACTGGTGCTTCAGACGTTTTAAATAATGCTGACTTAGGTAATGTATTGAATTATTCTTTCGTAGGAACAATTGGTACTACTTATTACTATACGTTATTACCTTATAATGGGGTAGGACCTGCAACAAGTTGTACAGAAATGAGTTTTGTTACCAATTCAAACGGTTGTTACTGTGTTTCTGCACCAACATCTGTTGATGGAACGGGTATTACAAATGTTCAAATTGTTGCAACTGATTTCCCAAATACTGTAGCAACTGCTCCTGTATATAACGATCATACTGCAACAGTTGTAGCTATGTCACAAGGAATTAGTAATAATGTTCAGATTGCTTTTAACACATCAGTTTTTGATTATAACACTGTGATTTGGATTGATTTTAATGATGATTTTAACTTTGCACCATCTGAAATAGTATACACTGGTTTATCTAGTGCAACTAGTCCAAATACTTTAAATGCCTCTTTTGTTATGCCTGGTACTGCACCGTTAGGTCAACACAGAATGAGAATTGTAGCTACTGATGGTTTACAAACACCTTCAAACCCATGTTATTCTGCATCTTACGGTGAAACAGCAGATTTTACTATTAATATAGTTGCTGCTTCTTGTGCTCCTGCTGCAATTGCTTCATCTACAGTAACTCCAGATTGTGCAAATGCGCAATTCTCTGTTGCTATTGATGTAACTGCTTTAGGTAGTGGTACACCATCTATCACAGATGGAACAACAACTTGGCCTATAGCTGCAGTTGGTGTTGTAAATGTTGGTCCATTTGCTGATGGATCTTCAGTATCTTTAACAGTGTTACACGGTTCAGATGTTACATGTAATTTACCTTTAGGGTCTTTCACATATACTTGTCCAGCTGTAAATGATGATTTATGTAATGCGCTTCCTATAACAGTTAATGCTACTTCTACAGGAACACAATATAATAATGTTGGTGCTACAGGACAAACTAGTGAGCCTTCAGCTGCTTGTTTTAGTCAAGGGATTAATGGTTCAGTATGGTTTAGTTTTGTTGCTCCTGCTTCTGGTGAAGTTATTATTACAACTGATATCGCCGGTGCTACTGCAACAGATACTGAAATTGCTGTTTATGCTGCAACTGGGGTAACATGTTCAGATATGACTACACTTGGAGCTGCATTAGGTTGTGACCAAGATAGTGGAACTACAATTAATTATAATTCAGTATTAAATTTACCTGGTTTAACAGCTGGTAATACTTATTACATTCAAGTTGATGATTATGGTTTTGGAACAAGTCAAGGTTCTTTTGGTTTACAAGTTACAGAAGTTTTAAGTTCTGATAATTTTGATGCTAATAACTTTGTTGCGTATCCAAACCCAGTGAAAGATATTTTCAATATATCTTACTCATCTGAAATTTCTTCTGTTAGAATAATTAATTTATTAGGACAAGAAGTTATCTCAACTGAAGTAAATGCAACTTCAACACAAATTGATATGTCTCAATTAAGTTCTGGTGCTTACATTGTTAATGTAACAGTAGGAGATACTATTAAAACAATTAAAGTTGTTAAGCAATAATTAGATTTTTAAATCTTTTATAATTAAAAGTCCCGATTTATCGGGACTTTTTTGTTTTATTATAACATTGTAAATTAAATATGTTATATATTGATTTATATTGTTTTTATGTGTGTAAATATTATTAATTTCACAAAATTATTTATTAAAGAACAATATCATGAAAAAAATTACGTATCTATTATTTGTTTTCTTTTTGAGTTGGCAGGTCAATGCTCAGCTCTTTCAAGTTGCTACATGTAATGGAACCATAGCTAGTAATGTTTATGGCCCCATGAATAGTACTACAAATGCTAGTGCAACAAACCGAACGGCGGTTATTTATCCTGCTTCTCAATTAGTGGGAATTGCTGGTCAAGAGCTTACAGATGTCTATTTTAAAAGACTTACAGCTGCTGGAGCAATAGGAGGAACGCCTAACTTCAAAGTGTATTTAAAAGAAACAACTGCAACAGATTTCGGTGCTGGAGCTATAGATTGGGCTACAGAAATTGCGACTGCTACATTGGTCTATGATGCTGATCCAGCTGCAAGTGCTGGAACAACTGCTGGTTGGAAAAATTTTGCATTTAGTACTAACTTTACTTACAGCGGAACAAATAATTTAGCTGTATACATGGAATATGTAAATACAGGAAATGCCACCACTATTGGTTGGGAATATGAGTATAGCGCTCCATGTATTAATACAGGAAATAATAATACTACCAAGTATGTTAATAATACAACTGGGACTCTTGGAACATCTCTTGCTACTTCAAATTATAGAAGACCTTGGATAGCATTTGACTTTACAGTATTATGTCCAGCACCAACAAATTTAACTGCAACAAATGTAACTTCGTCTTCAGTTGATTTATCATGGACTACAGGAGCATCTGAAACAGAATGGCAATATGTAATTCAGCCTCAAGGTACTGGTTTACCTACTGGTTCTGGAACATCAACCACTTCAAATTCTTTTACAAATTCAACTTTATCACCTGCAACAAGTTATGAAGTTTATGTTAGGTCATATTGTAATGTTACAGACCAAAGTGTTTGGGTAGGACCAATAAATTTCACTACTTTATGTGCACCTTTAACGGTTCCTTCTTTAGAGCCGTTTGATACTTTTTTACCAAACTGTTGGGATGAAGCAGATAACGGAGATTTAGTTGCTGGTCCAGCAACTTTTGGTGCTGGAGTTTGGGCTGTAGATGGTTTTGCGAATAACGGCACTACAGGTGCGATTAAAGTACTTTTGTCTGTAGCAGCAGATAATGATTGGGTAGTATCACCACAATATGTTATTCCTACAACAGGTTATCAATTAAAATTTGATGCAGCGGCTACGCAATCGGGAGCAACAACAGCACCAACATCGCCTTGGGAATCAGATGATTTTGTTGAGGTTTTGGTTTCAACAACAGGTTCTACAAATTGGACAGTGTTGGATACATATAATGATACTAATGTTCCTTCAAATATGGGGGATGTAAATTTTATTAATTTAGATGCTTATGCAGGACAAACTGTTAGATTTGCATTTAGAGCAGTAGAAGGACCAAATGATGGTGCAGCTGCAATTGAATTTTTTGTTGATAATTTTGAGATTAGATTGACTCCTGCTTGTTTAGAAGTTTCTTCTTTAGCAGTGAATAATATTACTTCAGCTTCAGCTGATTTATCATGGTTAGAAAATGGAACCGCTACACTTTGGAATATTGAATACGGAGTGACTGGTTTTACCTTGGGAACAGGAACTCAAGTTTTAGGAGTAAATACTAATCCTTATTCATTAGGTGGTTTAGCTCCTATTACTACATATGATTTTTATGTTCAAGTAGATTGTGGAGGTTTAGGTACTAGTGTATGGGTTGGTCCATTATCTTTTACTACATTGTGCGCACCAGTTGTTGCACCTTGGACATATGATGTTGAAACAGCAGCAGCTACAACGAATTCTACTATTGATGATTGTTGGGATTCGAATCCAACAGGAACTACAGCTGCATTTAGATGGAATGTTGATGACAACGGTGGAACTCCTTCTACTGCAACTACAGGACCTTCTGGAGCTTTTTCTGGAGTTAAATATTTTTACACCGAGGGGACAAGTGGAACCACAGGAGCTGAAGCAGAATTATATACACCATTAGTTAATATTAACGCCTTAGCAACTCCATCACTTCAATATTATTATCATATGTTTGGTAGTAATATTGGTGAACTACATGTTGATATTTTTGATGGAACAACTTGGACAAATAGCGTTGATGTTATCGTTGGTCAACAACAAACTGCAGGAAGTGATCCATGGGTTTTAAAAGTAGTTAGTTTAGCTACTTATTCAGGAACTATTCAAGTTAGATTCAGAGCAATTAGAGGTGCTGGAGGAAATTGTGATATTTCATTAGATAATATCGCTTTTGTTGAAGCACCCGCTTGTTTACCACCATCAAATATTGTAGCTAGTAATGTTACAGATACATCGGTTCAATTGGATTGGAGTGATATGTCAGCAGATGGACAATTTGATTTTGAATATGTAATTCAGCCTCAAGGAACTGGAACACCAACAAGTGCAGGGATACAAGTTGCAGACATTACAGTTATAGATAATTCATTGACATCAGTAACAGCTTATGAGGCTTATGTAAGATCTGATTGTGGTGGTGGATTGTTTAGTGCTTGGGTAGGGCCAATAAATTTCACAACAACATGTTCAGTATTTACAGTACCTTCTTTAGAACAATTTACTACTTATGTTCCTAACTGTTGGGAAGAAGCTGATAATGGTGATTTAATTGCTGGACCAGCTACATTTGGTGCTAGTTCATGGATTGCTGATGGTTTTGGTAATGTTGGAACGTCTGGTTCTGCTAGAATTGAAATATGGACAGCTACTTTAAACGATTGGATTATATCGCCTTTATATGCAATTCCTGCAACAGGATTTGAATTGAAATTTGATGCAGCTGTTACTCAGTGGAATACAACTGCTCCATCTACAAATCCATGGGAAGCTGATGATGTAGTGGAAGTTTTAGTTTCAAATGGAACTACCAACTGGACTGTATTATATACTTATAACAATACAAATGTACCGTCAACAACTGGTACACCAAATATTATTGATTTAGATGCTTATGCAGGACAAAATGTTCGTTTTGCTTTCAGAGCATTAGAAGGGGCAGTAAATGGGACTACGGATCTTAATTTTTATGTTGATAATTTTGAAATTAGACCAACGCCAGCTTGTCCAGAAGTTACAACTCTAGCTGTTGCAAACATTACTTCTTCTTCAGCTAATTTATCATGGGTTGAAAATGGAACTGCTACACTTTGGAATATCGAATATGGTGCACCTGGTTTTACATTAGGAACAGGTATGCAACAATTAGGAGTTACTACAAATCCGTACACTTTAGGAGGATTAACTTCAAACACAACTTATGAATTTTATGTACAAGTAGATTGTGGAGGTTTAGGTACTAGTGTATGGGTTGGTCCATTATCTTTTACAACTTCTTGTTCTAATTTCATTGCGCCTTGGACATATGATGTTGAAACAGCTGCTTTAACTACCAATTCAACAATTGGTGATTGCTGGACTTCTAATCCAACTGCAACTACAGCTGCTTATAGATGGGATGTGGATGGTGCAGGTTCAACACCTTCTACAAATACAGGTCCTTCTGGAGCAAATAGTGGAGTTAAATATTTTTATACAGAAGCTAGTTCTGGGACTACAGGTGCTATTGCATATTTAACACCAGGTACTGTAGATGTAACCGCTTTAACTACACCATATTTAGAATTTTATTACCACATGTATGGAGCAACTATGGGATCTTTAGAAGTTGAAGTTTTTGATGGTACAACTTGGACAAGTATTTGGTCAATTTCTGGACAACAACAAACAGCAACAACCGATCCTTGGGTTAGTGTAGGTATTGATGCATCTGCATATGCAGTTGCTGATTTATTGACATTCAGATTTAAAGCAACTAGAGGAACTGATTTTTATGGAGATATTAGTTTAGATGATATTTCTGTTATTGAAGCTCCATTATGTATTACACCTAATGCTTCAGTAGCTAACATTACTGTGAACTCAGCTGATTTATCTTGGACAACTACTACAGGAAATTATGAATATGTTTTAGATAACAATTCAGCTGACCCTGTTGGAAATGGAACGGTAATTAGTGCACAAACATTTAATGCAACCCCATTAACTCCTAACACGCAATATTATTTCCATGTTAGAACAGATTGTGGTGCTAGTTTATACAGTGAGTGGACAACTGTTTCATTTACCACTTTACCTGTGCCACCAGCAAATGATAACTTATGTAATGCAATTCCATTAATAGTTGATGCGGTTTCAACTGGTACAGCTTTTACTAATTTAGCAGCTACTGGTGAAACTAATGAGCCGGTTCCTGCATGTTTTAACACAGGAATCAACGGTTCAGTTTGGTTTAGTTTTGTAGCACCAGCTTCTGGTCAAGTTATTATAACTACCGATATCGCAGGAGCTACATTAATTGATACTGAAATTGCTCTTTATGCTGCAACGGGTGTTACTTGTTCAGATTTAACTACTTTAGGTACAGCACTTGCTTGTGACCAAGATGGCGGAACAACAATTAATTTTAACTCTGTTATCAATCAAGCTGGTTTAACACCTGGAAACACTTACTATATTCAGGTTGACCGATGGGGAACTGCTACAAACGGAGATTTTGGAATTGAAGTACAACAAGTATTAAGTTCTGATAATTTTGATAAGAATAGCTTTGTTGCTTATCCAAACCCAGTAAAAGATATTTTCAATGTGTCTTATTCTTCTGAAATTTCTTCTGTAAGAGTAATGAATTTATTAGGACAAGAAGTTATCTCAACTGCGGTAAACGCAACTTCAACTCAAATTGACATGTCTCAATTAAGTTCGGGTGCTTATATTGTTAATGTAACCGTTGGAGATACAATCAAAACAATTAAAGTTGTTAAGCAATAATTAGAGATAAAAATCTAATATATTAAAAAGTCCCGCTTTGGCGGGACTTTTGTTTTTTGCTATATTTGTAAAAATTAGAACATGTATTTTTCTTTTATCATTCCTGTATATAATCGACCTGACGAAATTGACGAACTATTAGAAAGTTTGTCAAAATTAAAGACTGAATTTATTTTTGAAGTAGTTGTGGTTGAAGATGGTTCAACTATTCCTTGTGAACACATAATTGAAAAATACAATTCAAAGCTTTCAATATCATATTATTTTAAAGCGAATTCAGGGCCAGGAGATTCTCGTAATTATGGAATGAGAGTTGCAAAAGGTGATTACTTCATTATTTTAGATTCTGATTGTATTATTCCAGAGGATTATTTACAACATATAACCACAAGTTTACAAAGAGATTATGTCGACTGTTTTGGTGGGCCGGATGCTGCATTAGATTCTTTTTCGGATGTTCAAAAAGCTATAAATTTTACTATGACGTCTTTTTTAACTACTGGCGGAATTAGAGGAGGAAGTGAAAAAGTTGATAAATTTCAACCAAGAAGTTTTAACATGGGATTGTCTAAAAAAGCATTTGAAGCATCAAATGGATTCGGAAATATTCATCCCGGTGAAGATCCAGATTTATCAATTAGATTATGGAATTTAGGCTTCCGAACCAAATTAATAAAAGAAGCTTTCGTATATCATAAAAGAAGAATTAGCTGGAAAAAATTCCAAATACAAGTTAATAAATTCGGAAAAGCAAGACCAATTCTGAATTCGTGGTATCCAGAATATTCAAAAATTACGTTTTGGTTTCCAAGCTTATTTTTATTAGGATTCATTGTTTCAGTTTTGTTGACCTTTGTAAAATTTCCTTATTTCTTGGGATTGTATGTGTTTTATTTTGCACTCTTATTTTGTTCATCTTTGTTTATGAACAAAAGTTTTAAAATTGCTACGTATTCAATGTATGCGGCAATCATTCAATTTTATGGCTATGGAAAAGGATTTTTACTTTCATTTTATAAAATTTTTGTTTTAAAACAAGAACCACAAAAGGCATTTCCAGAATTATTTTTTAAAAATTAAATAATGACAAGAATTATTGGTTTAACTGGCGGAATTGGCAGCGGAAAATCGACTGTAGCAACTTATATTGCTTCAAAAGGAATTCCAGTTTATATTGCTGATGAGGAAGCCAAGAAACTAATGAATTCTAAAAGAGTTTCTACAAAAATTCAAGCTATTTTTTTAGAAAATATTCTTGACGAGAATGGAAACTTAGATCGAAAAAAAATAGCAGCAATAGTTTTCAATTCTCCAGAAAAACTATCAGAACTAAACACAATTGTTCACCCTGAAGTCAAGAATCACTTTGCAAAATGGCTTAAAAAGCATAAAAATGCTCCTTTTGTTATCAAAGAGGTAGCAATTTTATTTGAAACAGGTGGCAATACAGCATGTGACAAGGTTATTTTAATAACAGCTCCACAAGAAATTCGTATTGAAAGAGCAATGAAACGAGACAATGTGGATAGAGAAAGCATTTTGAAACGCATTCAAAATCAATTACCCGAAGAAGAAAAAATCCAAAAAAGTGATTTTGTAGTATATAATATTGAACTACAAAATACGTTTAAAGAAGTAGACCAAATTCTTAAAATTTTATCAAAACCATAAAAAAAGGTTTTTATGTTAATCTTTGGTTAATGTATTTTAACAAGATATGTTAAAATGTTAAATTTGTCTCGATGAATAAATCAAGGTTTAGATTATTGGTCTTTTTAATGAGTTTGTCATTAATTGGAATTATTGTAGTTCAATTGTATTGGATAACAACTTCTTTGAATAAAAATGAAGAAGAATTCAAATATCATGTGCAGCAAGTACTTGGTAATGTGTCAAATGCAATAAAAGATAAAGAATTAGTCTCTTTTTATAAACAATATAATAAAATTAAAGATAGTATTGGAACCGTACCAAAAGAAGAAGATTTAAAAGAAATTTACTTCTATGAACGTGATACAAAAACCAATGAAACGATAATCTATTCTAATACACTTGTTGCCGAAAATTACGGAATTACAGGTTCGTTCTTTGATAAAAATGCAAATTCAGTCAATTTTGATAAAGTTATTTCTAAAAGAAAAACAGAAATATACAATGGAAACTCAATTAACGACGGAAGTTTTCAAATGAATTCACAGCCTAATATTACGATTAAAAAATCGGGAAGTTTGTCAAGCTTGGATAGAGCTAATTTTGAAGTTGCTTTTAAAGATATTGTTGCTCAAAAAGCCTTACAACAAAGAATTTCTAACGAAGAACTTGAGAAATTATTAAAAGCAGAGTTAAATAAATATGGTGTTAAAACGCCTTTTGAATTCGGAATTTATAGCAATGGTTTAGCGACAAAAATTCGTTCCGATAAATTTAAATACGACAAAAAAATAACTTACGGAATTCCAATTTTTCAAGATAACGAAGGATTGTCAAAATATCAGTTATTAGTAGGATTTCCACAAAAAAGCAAATTCGTTTTTTCGTCATTAATTGGAATCACAAGTTTGTCACTGTTGTTTACATTGGTTATTGTATTAACTTATTCAAGCGCATTAAATCAGTTGATTAAGCAAAAGCAAATTTCTGAAATTAAGACCGACTTTATCAATAACATGACACATGAGTTTAAAACACCTATTGCAACAATTAATTTAGCTTTAGATGCAATAAGAAACCCTAAAATTATTGATGATAAAGAAAAAGTACAACGTTATCTTCAAATGATTAAGGAGGAAAACAAACGAATGCATGCTCAGGTTGAAAATGTTCTTAGAATTTCAAAATTAGAAAAAAATGAATTAGATATTTCTAAAGAGCCAAGAGATGTTTCAGAAATTATCGAAGATGCAATTGATCATGTTAGCTTAATTGTGGAAGATAGAGAAGGTGTTATTCACCCACATTTTAATGCACAACGAAATACAATTTTATTAAATGAAGTACATTTCACAAATGTGTTAGTTAATGTACTGGATAATGCTATAAAATATTCGCCAAATGCACCCGTTATTGATGTGTTTACTGAAAATATTAAAGATTTTATCTTGATAAAAATTCAAGATCAAGGTGCAGGAATGAGCAAAGTAGCTCAAAAAAGAGTGTTCGAAAAATTTTATAGAGAACACACAGGTGATTTACATAATGTAAAAGGTCACGGACTTGGTTTAGCCTATGTAAAACAAATTGTAGAAGACCACAACGGACAAATTTATGTAGAAAGCGAAAAAGGAAAGGGTAGTACCTTTATTATAAAAATGCCATTAATAAATTAAAAGATACATACAATTACTATGGAAGGAAAAAAAATATTACTAGTAGAAGATGATCCAAATTTTGGAGCCGTTTTAAAAGATTATTTAATGATCAATGATTTCGACGTTACGTTAGCAAAAAACGGAATGGAAGGATTTGAAAAATTTAAAAAAGACACTTATGATTTGTGCATCTTAGATGTAATGATGCCTTACAAAGATGGCTACACATTAGCTAGAGAAATTCGTGAGAAAAATCAAGAAGTGCCAATCATCTTTTTAACTGCAAAAACATTAAAAGAAGATGTTTTAAAAGGCTATAAAGTTGGAGCAGATGATTATTTAAACAAACCTT
It encodes the following:
- a CDS encoding fibronectin type III domain-containing protein, with the translated sequence MKKITLWLFALFTCWQINAQVSSYGFSQSTGTYNEITGGTVLGIATNDDTSFPANPIGFSFYYNGANYTQFSVNSNGFLALGATVASSYTALTDGTSNNVVAALNGDLQGNATTGELSYQLSGTAPNQVLTVQWKSYRHYNATGDNYNFQIKLHETTNLIEVVYGTFAQNATDRTRQVGLRGASNADFNNRTTTADWSATTAGGTNAANCALTATVIPASGLTFTWTPPSCAAPGGFVASAITPTSATISWNAAVPVPSTGYEYYYSSVNTAPTGAGTPIAALTDNLTSLSVNTPYYVWLRSDCGGGTFSAWSGPFTFQTPCNPYSVPYFEGFESGYVHNATVGGCLTQATVTGTQVWTANSTFTDYNRTPRTGSYNAFLRYGNEDWLFIPIDLVAGTSYRVSLYARQDGATAANSNMAISYGVANNAAAMTNSIVAATGIINGNYQEIVGDFIPATSGTYYVGIKGFMNGTPWYISLDDISIALSPTCLNPTTLAASNITSSSVNLSWVDITGSQTNFEYVIQAPGTGIPTGAGTAVTGTSVTGATLDINAAPLAANTTYEVYVRADCGGGDFSTWSGPITFKTLCNAVVAPWTYDVESAAATTNSSISDCWSSIPTANNGAFRWDVDAAGGTPSNFSTGPAGAYSGVKYFYTEASSGATGAVAELYTPLVNISALTEPTLQFYYHMRGINMGELHVDVYNGTAWVNDVDVIIGQQQAAATDPWLQKVVDLSAYTGTIQVRFRGIRGAGFESDMSIDDITFDEAPACLPVNNLTLSNITSGSVQVDWSDMSAVGQFDFEYAIQVQGTGTPTGAGVAVADITVVDTNDITATPLAPNSPYEVYVRADCGGGLYSDWVGPVNFTTECATYAAPYLELFNTFLPACWQAADNGNLVAGPATFGASGWFADGFGNVGFTGAINYNIWLAQANDWVISPTINIPASGYELKFDAAATQYGGTNAPTTAWEADDFVEVLVSTAGYTNWTVLYTYNNTNVPAPTGTTNIIDLDAFAGQDVRFAYRAVEGATDGGADLQFFVDNFEVRLTPSLPPSCASNVVATPDAACGNFANSITWDATVGADGYYLTIGTSTGASDVLNNADLGNVLNYSFVGTIGTTYYYTLLPYNGVGPATSCTEMSFVTNSNGCYCVSAPTSVDGTGITNVQIVATDFPNTVATAPVYNDHTATVVAMSQGISNNVQIAFNTSVFDYNTVIWIDFNDDFNFAPSEIVYTGLSSATSPNTLNASFVMPGTAPLGQHRMRIVATDGLQTPSNPCYSASYGETADFTINIVAASCAPAAIASSTVTPDCANAQFSVAIDVTALGSGTPSITDGTTTWPIAAVGVVNVGPFADGSSVSLTVLHGSDVTCNLPLGSFTYTCPAVNDDLCNALPITVNATSTGTQYNNVGATGQTSEPSAACFSQGINGSVWFSFVAPASGEVIITTDIAGATATDTEIAVYAATGVTCSDMTTLGAALGCDQDSGTTINYNSVLNLPGLTAGNTYYIQVDDYGFGTSQGSFGLQVTEVLSSDNFDANNFVAYPNPVKDIFNISYSSEISSVRIINLLGQEVISTEVNATSTQIDMSQLSSGAYIVNVTVGDTIKTIKVVKQ
- a CDS encoding fibronectin type III domain-containing protein — protein: MKKITYLLFVFFLSWQVNAQLFQVATCNGTIASNVYGPMNSTTNASATNRTAVIYPASQLVGIAGQELTDVYFKRLTAAGAIGGTPNFKVYLKETTATDFGAGAIDWATEIATATLVYDADPAASAGTTAGWKNFAFSTNFTYSGTNNLAVYMEYVNTGNATTIGWEYEYSAPCINTGNNNTTKYVNNTTGTLGTSLATSNYRRPWIAFDFTVLCPAPTNLTATNVTSSSVDLSWTTGASETEWQYVIQPQGTGLPTGSGTSTTSNSFTNSTLSPATSYEVYVRSYCNVTDQSVWVGPINFTTLCAPLTVPSLEPFDTFLPNCWDEADNGDLVAGPATFGAGVWAVDGFANNGTTGAIKVLLSVAADNDWVVSPQYVIPTTGYQLKFDAAATQSGATTAPTSPWESDDFVEVLVSTTGSTNWTVLDTYNDTNVPSNMGDVNFINLDAYAGQTVRFAFRAVEGPNDGAAAIEFFVDNFEIRLTPACLEVSSLAVNNITSASADLSWLENGTATLWNIEYGVTGFTLGTGTQVLGVNTNPYSLGGLAPITTYDFYVQVDCGGLGTSVWVGPLSFTTLCAPVVAPWTYDVETAAATTNSTIDDCWDSNPTGTTAAFRWNVDDNGGTPSTATTGPSGAFSGVKYFYTEGTSGTTGAEAELYTPLVNINALATPSLQYYYHMFGSNIGELHVDIFDGTTWTNSVDVIVGQQQTAGSDPWVLKVVSLATYSGTIQVRFRAIRGAGGNCDISLDNIAFVEAPACLPPSNIVASNVTDTSVQLDWSDMSADGQFDFEYVIQPQGTGTPTSAGIQVADITVIDNSLTSVTAYEAYVRSDCGGGLFSAWVGPINFTTTCSVFTVPSLEQFTTYVPNCWEEADNGDLIAGPATFGASSWIADGFGNVGTSGSARIEIWTATLNDWIISPLYAIPATGFELKFDAAVTQWNTTAPSTNPWEADDVVEVLVSNGTTNWTVLYTYNNTNVPSTTGTPNIIDLDAYAGQNVRFAFRALEGAVNGTTDLNFYVDNFEIRPTPACPEVTTLAVANITSSSANLSWVENGTATLWNIEYGAPGFTLGTGMQQLGVTTNPYTLGGLTSNTTYEFYVQVDCGGLGTSVWVGPLSFTTSCSNFIAPWTYDVETAALTTNSTIGDCWTSNPTATTAAYRWDVDGAGSTPSTNTGPSGANSGVKYFYTEASSGTTGAIAYLTPGTVDVTALTTPYLEFYYHMYGATMGSLEVEVFDGTTWTSIWSISGQQQTATTDPWVSVGIDASAYAVADLLTFRFKATRGTDFYGDISLDDISVIEAPLCITPNASVANITVNSADLSWTTTTGNYEYVLDNNSADPVGNGTVISAQTFNATPLTPNTQYYFHVRTDCGASLYSEWTTVSFTTLPVPPANDNLCNAIPLIVDAVSTGTAFTNLAATGETNEPVPACFNTGINGSVWFSFVAPASGQVIITTDIAGATLIDTEIALYAATGVTCSDLTTLGTALACDQDGGTTINFNSVINQAGLTPGNTYYIQVDRWGTATNGDFGIEVQQVLSSDNFDKNSFVAYPNPVKDIFNVSYSSEISSVRVMNLLGQEVISTAVNATSTQIDMSQLSSGAYIVNVTVGDTIKTIKVVKQ
- a CDS encoding glycosyltransferase, with the translated sequence MYFSFIIPVYNRPDEIDELLESLSKLKTEFIFEVVVVEDGSTIPCEHIIEKYNSKLSISYYFKANSGPGDSRNYGMRVAKGDYFIILDSDCIIPEDYLQHITTSLQRDYVDCFGGPDAALDSFSDVQKAINFTMTSFLTTGGIRGGSEKVDKFQPRSFNMGLSKKAFEASNGFGNIHPGEDPDLSIRLWNLGFRTKLIKEAFVYHKRRISWKKFQIQVNKFGKARPILNSWYPEYSKITFWFPSLFLLGFIVSVLLTFVKFPYFLGLYVFYFALLFCSSLFMNKSFKIATYSMYAAIIQFYGYGKGFLLSFYKIFVLKQEPQKAFPELFFKN